AACCACGGGCGGAACACGTCTTCGACGGGCGGACGGAGGAACAGTCGCCCCTTCAGCAGCATCCCGGCCTGCTGGAGGTAGACCGCCTCGTCGTGGTTGCTCGTGTGGTACGGGAAGACGACGTGTGCGAGCACGAAGACGATCAGCCCGCCCAACAGCGCGACGACGGCGGCCTGGACCCCCGGGCGTCGCAGCCGGCTCATTCGACCGGATACCACGCCAGTTCGTGGTCGGCAACGAGGTCCACCTTGACCGGTTCCCCCGCCTCGAACGTCTCGACGTGGTTGTGCATGCAGTGGACCACGTCGCCGCTGTGGAGCTCCACGCGGTAGACGAACGAGGGGCCGTTGTACTGTCGGTGGATGACGGAGCCGTCGGCAGTCCCCTCGTTGGTCGGCGTCGCGCGGAGGTCGTCAGGGCGGACCAGCACGTCGACCGTCGCCCCGCTGTAGGCACCGACGGAGCCGTTCAGCCGCTCGGTCGGGAACGTCCCCAGGCTCGTCTCGACGCCGTCGGTCGTGACCTGTCCCGAGAGGAAGCTCGCCTGGCCGAGGAAACTCGCGACGAACCGGCTCTCGGGGTTCTCGAACACCGTCGTCGGATCGCCGATCTGTTCGACGGTCCCGTCGTTCATGATCGCTACCCGGTCGCTGATCGACAGGGCCTCCTCCTGGTCGTGGGTGACCGAGATCGCGGTGACCCCGGCTCGCTTGAGAATCTTCCGGACCTCCTCGCGCATCTCCACCCGCAGGCGGACGTCGAGGTTCGAGAACGGTTCGTCGAGCAGGAGTACGTCCGGTTCGGGTGCCAGCGACCGAGCAAGCGCGACACGCTGTTGTTG
Above is a window of Haloarcula halophila DNA encoding:
- a CDS encoding ABC transporter ATP-binding protein, which produces MSHRNQEQYASDFDTVEAAVDDPERTVLDVDGVTKDYGQELAVDDLSLSVKDGELLTLLGPSGCGKTTTLRLLAGLERPTEGSISIAGETVTGGEGSFRQPDQRDVGIVFQDFALFPHLTVAENVAFGLTDDEAAVEQRVDTLLELVDLTDHHDKMPSNLSGGQQQRVALARSLAPEPDVLLLDEPFSNLDVRLRVEMREEVRKILKRAGVTAISVTHDQEEALSISDRVAIMNDGTVEQIGDPTTVFENPESRFVASFLGQASFLSGQVTTDGVETSLGTFPTERLNGSVGAYSGATVDVLVRPDDLRATPTNEGTADGSVIHRQYNGPSFVYRVELHSGDVVHCMHNHVETFEAGEPVKVDLVADHELAWYPVE